From the Hymenobacter yonginensis genome, one window contains:
- a CDS encoding inositol monophosphatase family protein, with the protein MDYNEISFQLAAVTRHAGQFIRQEAATFHRGQIESKGVHDLVSYVDKETEKLLVAGLREVLPEAGFITEEGTEGADRAEEFNWIIDPLDGTTNFVHGLPVYSVSVGLIRGQELVAGVVYEVVRDECFRAAKGAGAFCNELPIHVSDVPDLNSSLIATGFPYTDFGLMDDYLQVLGAFMRKSHGVRRLGSAAVDLAYVAAGRFEGFFEFNLNSYDVSAGLLLVTEAGGRTTEFLQDGDPLFGRQVLASNGHVHQEMQDTIREFWK; encoded by the coding sequence ATGGATTACAACGAAATCAGCTTTCAGCTGGCGGCCGTCACGCGGCACGCCGGGCAGTTCATCCGCCAGGAGGCGGCTACTTTTCACCGCGGCCAGATTGAGAGCAAAGGCGTCCACGACCTGGTGTCGTACGTGGACAAGGAAACCGAGAAGCTGCTGGTAGCGGGCCTGCGCGAGGTGTTGCCCGAGGCCGGCTTCATCACCGAGGAAGGCACCGAAGGCGCCGACCGCGCCGAGGAGTTCAACTGGATTATCGACCCGCTCGACGGCACCACCAACTTCGTGCACGGCCTGCCTGTGTACTCCGTGAGCGTGGGGTTGATCCGGGGGCAGGAGCTGGTGGCGGGCGTGGTGTACGAAGTGGTGCGCGACGAGTGCTTCCGGGCCGCCAAAGGCGCCGGCGCCTTCTGCAACGAGCTGCCCATCCACGTCAGCGACGTGCCCGACCTCAACAGCTCGCTCATTGCCACCGGCTTCCCCTACACCGACTTCGGGCTGATGGACGACTACCTGCAGGTGCTGGGCGCGTTTATGCGCAAGTCGCACGGCGTGCGGCGGCTGGGCTCGGCGGCCGTGGATCTGGCCTACGTGGCGGCCGGCCGCTTCGAGGGCTTCTTCGAGTTCAACCTCAACTCCTACGACGTATCGGCCGGCTTGCTGCTTGTGACCGAGGCCGGCGGCCGCACCACCGAGTTTCTGCAGGATGGCGACCCGCTGTTTGGGCGGCAAGTGCTGGCCTCCAACGGCCACGTGCACCAGGAAATGCAGGACACCATCCGGGAGTTCTGGAAGTAG
- a CDS encoding NADAR family protein produces the protein MPAADLPAIRSVESLLHHLEAGAAVKYLYFWGHTGAGRVGKEVFSQWYPAPFELDGDTYATAEHYMMAEKARLFQDEATRQAILASSHPEQAKKLGCTVRNFDEARWNDARFAVVVRGNAAKFSQHPALRAFLLGTGARVMVEASPVDPVWGIGMAQSHPQAANPANWRGLNLLGFALMEVRAQLG, from the coding sequence ATGCCCGCCGCCGACTTACCCGCCATTCGTTCCGTCGAGAGCCTGCTGCACCATCTGGAGGCTGGGGCGGCTGTGAAGTATCTGTATTTCTGGGGCCATACCGGGGCTGGCCGCGTCGGCAAGGAGGTGTTCAGCCAATGGTATCCGGCGCCTTTCGAGCTGGATGGCGACACCTACGCCACCGCCGAGCACTACATGATGGCCGAAAAAGCCCGCCTGTTTCAGGACGAAGCCACCCGCCAGGCCATTCTGGCTTCCTCCCATCCCGAACAGGCTAAAAAGCTGGGCTGCACCGTCCGCAACTTCGACGAAGCCCGCTGGAATGACGCCCGCTTCGCGGTGGTGGTGCGCGGCAATGCGGCCAAGTTCAGCCAGCATCCGGCGCTGCGGGCATTTCTGTTGGGCACGGGCGCCCGCGTGATGGTGGAGGCCAGCCCTGTAGACCCGGTATGGGGCATCGGGATGGCGCAGAGCCACCCGCAGGCCGCCAATCCGGCCAACTGGCGCGGCCTCAACCTGCTGGGCTTTGCGTTGATGGAAGTGCGGGCGCAGCTTGGATAG
- the rsmI gene encoding 16S rRNA (cytidine(1402)-2'-O)-methyltransferase: MADAPKTLLYLVPTPIGNLEDITLRAIRILGEVDTVLAEDTRTSGRLLQHLGLKKPMLSYHLHNEHQQVQRLLERLERGETMALVSDAGTPGISDPGFLLVRECLARGLRVECLPGATAFVPALLKSGFGAERFTFEGFLPVKKGRQTRLQELAHEHRTMIFYESPHRIVKTLEQLAAVLGPERPASVSRELTKLFEETVTAPLAELAANFAARAAIKGEIVLVVQGREKEERIKQDRYATDDRDE; the protein is encoded by the coding sequence ATGGCTGACGCTCCCAAAACCCTGCTTTACCTCGTGCCCACGCCCATCGGCAACCTGGAGGATATCACCCTGCGGGCCATCCGGATTCTGGGCGAAGTGGATACGGTATTGGCCGAAGACACCCGCACCAGCGGCCGCCTGCTGCAGCACCTGGGCCTGAAAAAGCCCATGCTTAGCTACCACCTCCACAACGAGCACCAGCAGGTGCAGCGGCTGCTGGAGCGCCTGGAGCGCGGCGAAACCATGGCCCTGGTTTCCGACGCCGGCACGCCTGGCATTTCCGACCCCGGCTTTCTGCTGGTGCGCGAGTGCCTGGCCCGGGGCCTGCGGGTGGAGTGCCTGCCGGGCGCCACGGCCTTCGTGCCGGCGCTGCTCAAGTCGGGCTTCGGGGCCGAGCGGTTCACGTTCGAGGGCTTCCTGCCCGTGAAGAAGGGCCGCCAGACCCGCCTGCAGGAGCTGGCGCACGAGCACCGCACCATGATTTTCTACGAGTCGCCGCACCGGATTGTGAAGACGCTGGAGCAGCTGGCCGCCGTGCTGGGCCCCGAGCGCCCCGCCTCCGTGAGCCGCGAGCTAACCAAGCTGTTCGAGGAAACCGTGACGGCTCCGCTGGCCGAGCTGGCTGCCAACTTCGCCGCCCGCGCCGCCATCAAAGGCGAGATTGTGCTGGTGGTGCAGGGCCGCGAAAAGGAAGAACGCATCAAGCAAGACCGCTACGCAACCGACGACCGTGACGAATAA
- the lnt gene encoding apolipoprotein N-acyltransferase, which produces MTNNPTLTSAETAAPTAGRLAYWLPSLLALLSAALLWLGWPVHPGPLALVLLVTWVPFLRMEQLLVQRGASGWKVFRYAYLSLLLWNAFTTYWVSYSTLGGGITAVVLNALLMSAPVMAFYHTKRLAGSVLGYLSLPVYWIAFEQLHLHWDLTWPWLTLGNGFAQANYLVQWYEYTGFLGGSVWMWAVNILAFGALYRRSATDGPARRWLAPLVAALLPIGLSYFIGSNYQEKGAAAEVVVIQPNVDPYLEKFSSTPNFIPYDEQLSRLIRLTEQQLTPQTKLVLWPETALEEPYFEQSFDANPKIQRVRNFLGQHPGLELITGITSITQYPSKETATPTARFRDDLGYYDVSNTAVHFPGATGAVTFYHKSRLVPGVEKVPVALASLINNIDLGGFVGSYGSQDERTVFQTATPGLRLAPSICYESVYGDFMAEYVKRGATLIGIITNDGWWSDSPGHQQHVQYATLRAIETRRDVARSANTGISAFINQKGEFLARTAWWTQDARRYTVHLNTEQTFYVRHGELIGPACQVLAALLLGFTVVQGVRRRSVA; this is translated from the coding sequence GTGACGAATAACCCCACCCTGACTTCCGCCGAAACGGCCGCGCCCACCGCCGGCCGCCTGGCCTACTGGTTGCCCAGCCTGCTGGCGCTGCTGAGCGCGGCGCTGCTCTGGCTGGGCTGGCCGGTGCACCCCGGCCCGCTGGCGCTGGTGCTGCTGGTGACCTGGGTGCCATTTTTACGGATGGAGCAGCTGCTGGTGCAGCGCGGGGCCAGCGGCTGGAAGGTGTTTCGCTACGCCTACCTCAGTCTGCTGCTCTGGAACGCCTTCACCACCTACTGGGTGAGCTACAGCACGCTGGGCGGCGGCATCACGGCCGTGGTGCTTAATGCCCTGCTGATGAGCGCGCCCGTTATGGCGTTTTACCACACCAAGCGGCTGGCCGGTTCGGTGCTGGGCTATCTGTCGTTGCCGGTCTACTGGATTGCCTTCGAGCAGCTGCACCTGCACTGGGACCTCACCTGGCCCTGGCTCACGCTCGGCAACGGCTTCGCGCAGGCCAACTACCTGGTGCAGTGGTACGAGTACACCGGCTTCCTAGGCGGCTCCGTCTGGATGTGGGCCGTGAACATCCTAGCGTTTGGGGCGCTATATCGGCGTTCGGCCACGGATGGCCCGGCCCGGCGCTGGCTGGCTCCGCTGGTAGCTGCTCTGCTGCCCATCGGCCTGTCGTATTTCATCGGCAGCAACTACCAGGAAAAGGGTGCGGCCGCCGAGGTGGTGGTGATTCAGCCCAACGTAGATCCGTACCTGGAGAAGTTCAGCAGCACGCCCAACTTCATTCCCTACGACGAGCAACTCAGCCGCCTCATCCGCCTCACCGAGCAGCAGCTTACGCCCCAGACCAAGCTGGTGCTCTGGCCCGAAACGGCGCTGGAAGAACCGTATTTCGAACAGTCGTTTGATGCCAACCCTAAGATTCAGCGGGTGCGCAACTTTCTGGGGCAGCACCCTGGCCTGGAGCTGATTACGGGCATCACCAGCATCACGCAGTACCCTTCTAAGGAAACCGCCACGCCCACCGCCCGCTTCCGCGACGACCTCGGCTACTACGACGTATCGAACACGGCCGTGCACTTCCCGGGCGCTACGGGGGCCGTGACGTTCTACCACAAGTCCAGGCTGGTGCCGGGCGTGGAGAAGGTGCCGGTGGCGCTGGCCTCGCTCATCAACAACATCGACCTGGGTGGCTTCGTGGGCTCCTACGGCAGCCAAGACGAGCGCACCGTGTTCCAGACCGCCACGCCTGGCCTGCGCCTGGCACCCAGCATCTGCTACGAGTCGGTGTACGGCGACTTCATGGCTGAATATGTGAAGCGCGGCGCCACCCTCATCGGCATCATCACCAACGACGGCTGGTGGTCCGATTCGCCCGGCCACCAGCAGCACGTGCAGTACGCCACGTTGCGTGCCATCGAAACCCGCCGCGACGTAGCTCGTTCAGCTAACACGGGCATTTCGGCCTTCATCAACCAGAAAGGCGAGTTCCTGGCGCGCACCGCCTGGTGGACGCAGGACGCCCGCCGCTACACCGTGCACCTCAACACCGAGCAGACGTTCTACGTCCGCCACGGCGAGCTGATCGGGCCCGCCTGCCAGGTGCTGGCGGCGCTGCTGCTGGGTTTCACGGTGGTGCAGGGTGTGCGGCGCCGAAGTGTAGCATAG
- a CDS encoding 4a-hydroxytetrahydrobiopterin dehydratase, whose protein sequence is MWTETDNTLTRTFRFPDFKVAFSFMTDVAEEAEHQQHHPWWSNEYNVVSFRLHTHDAGNTVTDKDHALAAAIDQLAAEYGGQ, encoded by the coding sequence ATGTGGACCGAAACCGATAACACCCTGACCCGCACCTTCCGCTTCCCCGACTTCAAAGTGGCCTTCAGCTTCATGACCGACGTGGCCGAGGAAGCCGAGCACCAGCAGCATCACCCTTGGTGGAGCAACGAGTACAACGTGGTCAGCTTCCGCCTGCACACCCACGACGCCGGCAACACCGTCACCGACAAAGACCACGCCCTGGCCGCCGCCATCGACCAGCTGGCCGCCGAGTACGGCGGGCAGTAG